A region of the Patescibacteria group bacterium genome:
GGATATGCTACTTCTCTTTCTGGTCTTTTTAAAACTAAATATTTATTATTGCCTCTAATTACCGCAACAACAGATACAATATGCAACTTATTTTTTTTATCGTACATGAAATAAAAATTATTTGATAATACCCTAACAATACAATATATTATTATTCTTACAAAATTATATTTTAAATACAAAAACCAATTCACTAGGATTGATTTTTAATACATACTGTGGTATTACTCCAATATACATAGGTGGTGCCTAAAATAGGTAATAAAAACCATTTGAGTAAAATACAGGAGGAAAAATGAAAAGTTTAATAATGTCAATGTTATTAATACTCGTCGTAAGTTCATTGTTTATAATTAGTTGTAAGAACACAACCAATTTACAAAATGATTGGCAACCCAAACCTGAAGCAATTCAGGCAAAGACAACTTTTGAAACATTACCAGTATTACTTCAGGGATATTCTCTGGATAATCCATCGGTATTTACACAAATTAAAGTCGAGGCAGATTCAAGTAACTTATACCACTCCCAAAATCTAACCGTCAGATATTTGGGTACTATAATATATGAAGAAACAGATGCTGAATATGGATATGAAATCAAATACGGATATTTTGGCAATAATAATATCTTGATTATTGCATCCCTTCATAGCTACTATTCACCTTATTCAGATGAGTGGAAGTGTTTCATCAATGGTCAAGACCAAGATGAAATATTTTTAAATCAGCCTGTTTCATACATTACTGCTCCACCAAATGATGAAGAAAATCCAACTCAAGATTTCGTAAAACAATTGAGAATACCGGAAATAAGATATTCCGAAAATAGACAAGTATTAATGTTGAAGTTTAACCTATTCCAGAGCTTTCATCTAAGTCAGTGGTATGCCAGCTATTGGGCAGAATATAACTTAACATCACTGTTCCAATTTGGAGTAGATGCCTGGCATCTAGTCGAATAAATCTCGAAATACTATTAAGCCCTGCGAAAAATACAAAGCAGGGCCTAATTTTTTTAAACAAAAAAATACTCTTATTTCTAAAAGTATTTTTTGTTATACCAAGTTTTTATAATATTATTTTTTTGTCTTCTTTTCTACTTTCTTTACTGGCTTTTTTGCTACTTTCTTTTTTGTTTCAACTGCTTTTTTCTTTGTTTCTGATTTAGAGACAACAACTTTTTCTTTTGTGCTTGAAATTTTTGAGATAGATCCTGAAAAATTTTTCAAAATTGCATCTAATTTATCATTGATAATCTTGAATTGACTTTCAAATTGATTATTATCAATGCTGCCACTTTTTCTATCTCTATTTCTACTACCCTCAAAACATACCGAACAAAGTACAGGTTTATCACTACTAGGATTAAAAGGCACTTCACAACCTTCACCACATTCAGTACAAATTGTCTTGAACATTTTTCTTTCACCTCTATCTCTATCACGAGAATCGTTTCTTCCGAAATCTCTACCTCTAGATCTACTTGACCCAGAATTTGAATCTTCTTTACCTCTAAAACAATTACTACAATATACTGGCTTATCTCCAGTTGGTTTAAAAGGCACTTCACAATTTTCTCCACACTCAGCACAAATCGCTTTGTACATTTCTGGTCTACCAAAATTTCCACCCCCACGACCACCTCTAGAACCAGAGTCTCTTCTGTTAAAATTACCACCATTATTAAAAGTTCTCATAAATTTTTTTATATTTATTAATATACTTAAAGTCTATCTGCTTAAAACATAAAAAGCAATAGGCAAACATCAAAACCAAAACAAAATCCCATCTAGATAAACAGGATGGGATTTTGTTTTAAAAAATGAATTTAAGCACGTTGAACGTTAACTGCATTCATTCCTTTTGGAGATGTTTCTGTTTCAAAAGAAACAGTATCACCTTCATGTAATTCATTGTACTCAACACCAACTAAAGAATTACTATGAAAGAATAAATCTTTCTCTTGTCCTTCTATAGCTATAAAGCCGAAGCCTTTGTCAGTCAATCTTTTTATAGTACCAGTCATAAATTTTAGACTTAGTTTGTAATTCCTACCTATTTATAGGTAGGTGCAATTTAATAAAGATTTTAAAAACTCGATCACTTTTTTAGATACATTATTCATGCTTAGACACTATACCATATAAAAATGAATGTGTCCAGTTTAATTTTTTGCTTTAAAGCTAAATAAAAAATATAAACAAAAACACCCCATTTAAAAATAGAGTGTTCAAAGCTTCAAACAAATATTATTTCTGCTTTTTTTTGGCTTTTGTTTCAAGCATCAACTTCTTTGCTTCAAGTCTTTTTGCTGTTTTGTGAGAACTTGATTTTTGTTCTCTTCCGAATGCGTGTCTTCTTTTTGACATATAAGTATTTTTATGAATATCAAATGTAATATTATCTTTTTATTGATAAAAAATCAATAGCTACACAAACTTATATCTTTTGATTAATATTGACATATTATAACATATATGCTATAATAAAGAATTAACATAATGGAGGAACAATGAATAAGAAGGAAAGCATGCTAATTGTAGCTATAGAGATAGCTACGTGCATAATCAAAAAAACCAATAGGATTATGCATAAAACCTTGCTACAAAGCGGTTTTGGGGTTTTTATGAACCTTCTAGAAAAATTTGGAAATGCCAACAAAAACATTCCCAATGCACCGGAGATCCACGATATATTTATATTTGGGTCTCTTGCGACTGATGAGGAAAATCCAAAAGACATAGACATCTGTGTCGTGGATAATGGTTTTTTTTCATGGTACTTCAATGAGCATAAAGAAAGCAGAGAGGACGCTTATCATATGCTCAAAGAAAACTTAAATGAACTCTTCGGCCTGTGGTTTGGATCAGAAACAGAGGAGATAGAAAAAATGGCTAATGGCTTTGATGTAGATTTACATCTTTTGCCAGTTGATTTTTTTAAAGATCCTAAAGTTAGGAATAGATTACTATCCAAACATGATGACCCAAACTTTTACAGAAATAGTTTTTATCAGGTAATATGTCTAACACCTGGTGACTACTATCAAAAAAAAGTGGGAGTGGAATATTTCCAAGAGAGGTATGGAAAACCTCTTGAGGATTTAAAATTCTTTTAAACTATAGAGCTGGCGCGAGTCAGCTCTATACTATTTATAAAAACATAATTTACTAAACCCTATAAAACAAAAAATACTTTTAAACAACTATACATTATTTTTTAAGCACTTTATTAATATAATAATCTACTGGTGCAAAATCATCTGTCAAAACTGGGATATCAGTACTAATATTATTTTTCCATATATGCTTTAGATATTCATTTAATTTTGGATCAATACTACTAAAAACGGGTTCTTTATCAGATTTGAGTGCTATTAAAATTATATTCTGAACCATATTTCCATCCTCTGAGTCTATAACTGGAAATAAATAAACTTGTGGAAATATGCTTTTGTATGTTGCGTATTCTGCTCTTAAAAATTCTCCTTTTTCACCTTCCATTGCTGAAATAATATTTAATACAACAACTCCCTCGTCATTTAAAATATCATATTTTTTTTGTATAGCTTCTTTTGTGGTTAATTGATATGGCAAAGAATAACGTGAGCCAAAAGCATCTCCAAAAATTACGTCATATTTTTTTTGTGTTTGATTCAGATACACTCTGGCATCTTCATGATAAATATTTAACCTTGCATTATCTTTTAATCTAAAATATTTTTTTGCAAGCTCAGTAACCTTTGGATCAATTTCAACTACATCAATACTTGCATCAGAATACTCAATCAAAAAATCTTTTGGAAATGAGTACCCGGCACCACCTATCATTAAAGTGTTTCGAAAATTAGGATTGAAATGTTCTGCTAAGTGATAATATTTTGTATATTCATTTACAAGTTCGTCATCATCTACAAACATAGAAGAATGGTTTTCATTATTAATACCCATTGTTTTAACCATTTTATTTGTATTTTGATCTACTCTATCATAAATCCAAATACGATTATAAGCTGTATCAATATCTATGAATCCATTTCTTTCAAAAGATAAACAATTAGATTTATCAATTACAAACCAACTCAAAATTATAATAATAAATATAGATAATTTAATTTTGGTATTTTTTTTCATAATTAGCATTAATAAAATAATAACTAATGTTATTAATAAGATAATTAATATTTTATTTGTGCCAAACTTTGGAATCAAATAAAAACCAGATATAAATGTTCCTATAATACTCCCAGCCGTTGAAATAGAATAAAGATTACCAACAATTGATCCCGAATTATCTAAACTTTCTATTTTTAATTTAACAACATAAGGTGAAACCATTCCTAATAATACACTTACCGGAGAAAATAAAATAAAAGATGCGATAATAGAAGAGACTCTAATATCACTAAAAATAATTTGCAAATTAATGAGCAAAAAGTCTTTTATAAAAAATGTTATTCCCATAAAAATAATTGTCAAAAATATAATAAATGACAAACATTTAAAATTTGGATTTTTGTCTGCAATTTTTCCACCAAAATAATATCCTACACTAAGACTTCCTAAAATAATACCAATTAAACTAGTCCAAACAAAAATTGATG
Encoded here:
- a CDS encoding cold shock domain-containing protein, translated to MTGTIKRLTDKGFGFIAIEGQEKDLFFHSNSLVGVEYNELHEGDTVSFETETSPKGMNAVNVQRA
- a CDS encoding nucleotidyltransferase domain-containing protein, translating into MNKKESMLIVAIEIATCIIKKTNRIMHKTLLQSGFGVFMNLLEKFGNANKNIPNAPEIHDIFIFGSLATDEENPKDIDICVVDNGFFSWYFNEHKESREDAYHMLKENLNELFGLWFGSETEEIEKMANGFDVDLHLLPVDFFKDPKVRNRLLSKHDDPNFYRNSFYQVICLTPGDYYQKKVGVEYFQERYGKPLEDLKFF
- a CDS encoding fused MFS/spermidine synthase — its product is MKINKYILEIVTFVCGAVVMIFELVGSRILGPYFGTSIFVWTSLIGIILGSLSVGYYFGGKIADKNPNFKCLSFIIFLTIIFMGITFFIKDFLLINLQIIFSDIRVSSIIASFILFSPVSVLLGMVSPYVVKLKIESLDNSGSIVGNLYSISTAGSIIGTFISGFYLIPKFGTNKILIILLITLVIILLMLIMKKNTKIKLSIFIIIILSWFVIDKSNCLSFERNGFIDIDTAYNRIWIYDRVDQNTNKMVKTMGINNENHSSMFVDDDELVNEYTKYYHLAEHFNPNFRNTLMIGGAGYSFPKDFLIEYSDASIDVVEIDPKVTELAKKYFRLKDNARLNIYHEDARVYLNQTQKKYDVIFGDAFGSRYSLPYQLTTKEAIQKKYDILNDEGVVVLNIISAMEGEKGEFLRAEYATYKSIFPQVYLFPVIDSEDGNMVQNIILIALKSDKEPVFSSIDPKLNEYLKHIWKNNISTDIPVLTDDFAPVDYYINKVLKK